The Candidatus Caldatribacterium sp. genome includes a window with the following:
- a CDS encoding response regulator transcription factor: protein MEEGFPERESCSYCLIVDDHRLFAESLKLVLEQKFQWCSWVIACSGKEALQFAAHGKVHLALVDIQLPDMNGITLIRRLLELNPKTLVVALTVDESPETVIGAVTSGACGYLLKTSSVERMCRDLGAILEGDLVIGTEVVPLVVSHLRRSGPSQRSNSLSPLVGRLSQRELEVLALVVQGKDNRTIARELFISEKTVKNHVNRILEKLGVASRLQLVVLAFREGLLNDDLKLSMS from the coding sequence TTGGAGGAGGGGTTTCCAGAGCGGGAGTCCTGCTCTTATTGCCTTATTGTCGACGATCACCGGCTCTTTGCCGAATCGCTGAAGCTGGTTTTGGAGCAGAAGTTTCAGTGGTGCAGCTGGGTTATTGCATGTAGCGGCAAAGAGGCGCTCCAGTTCGCTGCCCACGGGAAGGTGCATCTTGCCCTTGTTGACATCCAGCTTCCGGATATGAACGGCATCACCCTCATCCGCAGACTTCTCGAGCTCAATCCCAAAACTCTTGTTGTGGCGCTCACCGTTGATGAATCCCCGGAAACGGTGATTGGAGCCGTGACCTCGGGTGCGTGTGGTTACCTTCTCAAAACATCCTCTGTGGAACGGATGTGCCGGGATCTGGGTGCCATCCTTGAGGGGGATCTCGTCATCGGCACCGAAGTGGTGCCACTTGTCGTTTCCCATCTCAGGAGGTCTGGTCCCTCCCAACGGAGCAATTCTTTGTCCCCCCTTGTCGGGCGTCTCAGTCAGCGGGAACTTGAAGTCCTTGCGCTCGTCGTCCAGGGGAAAGACAATCGCACCATTGCTCGGGAACTCTTCATCAGCGAAAAGACGGTTAAGAACCATGTGAACCGCATCCTGGAAAAGCTTGGCGTTGCCAGCCGGCTCCAGCTCGTCGTCCTGGCTTTCAGGGAAGGTCTCCTCAACGATGACCTCAAGCTCTCCATGAGCTGA
- a CDS encoding nucleotidyltransferase domain-containing protein, whose amino-acid sequence MKWCTMDQEGLNRVLRNLAERYAHLAGEYLDENLVSVVLFGSVARGEATQKSDIDLLIVCRDLPKGMFKRHAFLEPIREQLQNELEELWKQGIYADFTELVYTKDEADRFHWIYLDMIEDAVLLYDREDFLLGVFERLRKRLDELGAQRKTLGKIRYYDLKPDLRAGEVIEL is encoded by the coding sequence ATGAAGTGGTGCACGATGGACCAGGAAGGACTCAACAGGGTCTTGCGAAACCTTGCTGAGAGGTACGCTCATTTGGCTGGAGAATATCTCGACGAGAACCTTGTTTCCGTTGTTCTTTTTGGCTCGGTTGCCAGGGGTGAGGCTACGCAGAAATCGGACATTGACCTACTCATCGTTTGCAGGGATTTGCCCAAAGGGATGTTCAAACGCCATGCCTTCCTTGAGCCCATAAGAGAGCAACTCCAAAATGAGCTCGAGGAACTCTGGAAACAGGGGATTTACGCAGACTTTACCGAGCTCGTTTACACAAAGGATGAAGCTGACAGGTTCCACTGGATTTACCTTGACATGATCGAGGACGCAGTACTGCTCTACGACAGGGAAGATTTCCTGCTTGGAGTTTTTGAAAGGTTGCGAAAACGGTTGGATGAACTCGGGGCACAGAGGAAGACACTGGGCAAAATTCGCTACTATGACCTCAAACCCGACTTGAGGGCAGGAGAGGTGATAGAGCTTTGA